One Ornithorhynchus anatinus isolate Pmale09 chromosome 2, mOrnAna1.pri.v4, whole genome shotgun sequence DNA segment encodes these proteins:
- the LOC103170586 gene encoding small integral membrane protein 10-like protein 2A isoform X3, producing MAAALSALALRLSRSAAARSYGVFCKGLTRTLLIFFDLAWRLRINFPYLYIVASMMLNVRLQVHIEIH from the coding sequence ATGGCGGCGGCCCTCTCCGCCCTGGCTCTTCGGCTCTCCCGCTCGGCGGCCGCCCGCTCCTATGGGGTCTTCTGCAAGGGGCTGACCCGGACCCTGCTCATCTTCTTCGACCTGGCCTGGCGGCTGCGCATCAACTTCCCTTACCTCTACATCGTGGCCTCTATGATGCTCAACGTGAGGCTGCAG